A genomic region of Microtus ochrogaster isolate Prairie Vole_2 unplaced genomic scaffold, MicOch1.0 UNK73, whole genome shotgun sequence contains the following coding sequences:
- the LOC101981707 gene encoding olfactory receptor 56A3, with protein sequence MTAHKNDTISTGVSDFLLNCFVTYPSWQLWLSLPLSLLFLLALGANAILLITIRMEASLHEPMYYLLSLLSMLDIVLCLTVIPKVLAIFWFDLRLISFPACFLQMYIMNSFLAMESCTFMIMAFDRYIAICHPLRYPSIITDQFVVKAATFILVRNALIPLPIPILSARLHYCWRNVIDNCICANMSVSRLSCDDVTINRLYQFAGGWTLLGSDLILIFLSYTLILRAVLRLKAEGAVAKALSTCGSHFILILFFSTILLVFILTHVAKRKVSSEVPVLLNVLHHVIPAALNPIVYGVRTQEIKQGIKRLLKKGR encoded by the coding sequence ATGACAGCACACAAGAACGACACCATCTCTACTGGAGTTTCAGACTTCCTCCTAAATTGTTTTGTCACGTATCCCAGCTGGCAGCTCTGGCTCTCCCTGCCACtcagccttctcttcctcctagCCTTGGGGGCTAATGCTATTCTTCTGATCACCATTCGAATGGAGGCCTCTCTGCATGAGCCCATGTACTACTTACTCAGCCTCCTCTCCATGCTGGACATTGTGCTCTGTCTCACTGTCATCCCCAAGGTACTAGCCATCTTCTGGTTTGATCTCAGGCTCATTAGCTTTCCTGCCTGTTTCCTCCAGATGTATATCATGAACAGCTTCCTTGCTATGGAATCTTGCACATTCATGATCATGGCCTTTGATCGCTATATAGCCATCTGCCACCCACTGAGATATCCATCCATCATCACCGACCAATTTGTAGTCAAGGCTGCCACATTTATTTTGGTCAGAAATGCCCTTATCCCTTTGCCCATCCCCATTCTTTCAGCACGACTCCATTACTGTTGGAGAAATGTCATTGACAACTGCATCTGTGCCAACATGTCTGTCTCCCGACTCTCTTGTGATGACGTCACTATCAATCGCCTTTATCAGTTTGCTGGAGGCTGGACTCTGCTGGGATCTGACctcatcctcatcttcctctcctACACCCTCATACTAAGAGCTGTGCTGAGACTCAAGGCAGAGGGTGCTGTAGCCAAAGCCCTGAGCACATGTGGCTCGCACTTCATCCTCATCCTATTCTTTAGCACCATTCTTTTGGTCTTTATCCTCACACACGTAGCTAAGCGGAAGGTCTCTTCCGAAGTGCCAGTCTTGCTCAATGTCCTCCACCATGTCATCCCTGCAGCCCTTAATCCCATTGTTTATGGGGTGAGAACCCAGGAGATCAAGCAAGGAATCAAGAGACTACTGAAGAAGGGGCGGTAA
- the LOC101997139 gene encoding olfactory receptor 56A4-like, with protein sequence MVSSPNNTGTQVTEFLMICFPGMQDTQHWLSVILAPLLILALGANFVLLFTIHQDTSLHEPMFYLLAILSVLDVIVCLTVIPKVLLIFWFNMKPISFVGCFLQMFIMNTFLPMESSTFLVMAYDRYVAICHPLRYPSIITEQFVINSAIFIVFRNLLATLPTPVLAARLNYCASNVVENCICANISVAKLSCGDIHLNKLYQFVSVWCLLGSDLVLILLSYCFILRVVMCQQSGGAVTKALSTCGSHLILILFFYTLLLVFIFTNKAGKKIPSEVPILLNVLHHLIPPALNPIVYGVRTQEIKQGIIKLFKH encoded by the exons ATGGTATCATCTCCAAACAACACAGGGACTCAGGTGACAGAATTCCTGATGATCTGCTTTCCAGGAATGCAGGATACACAACACTGGTTATCTGTTATCTTGGCTCCTCTCCTGATTTTGGCTCTCGGTGCCAATTTTGTGTTATTATTCACCATCCATCAGGACACATCTCTGCATGAGCCCATGTTCTATCTGCTGGCCATCCTCTCTGTGCTTGATGTCATTGTCTGCCTCACAGTCATCCCCAAG GTCCTGCTCATCTTCTGGTTCAACATGAAACCCATCAGCTTTGTGGGCTGCTTCCTGCAGATGTTCATCATGAATACCTTCCTTCCAATGGAATCCTCTACCTTTCTGGtcatggcctatgatcgctatgtAGCCATCTGCCATCCTCTGCGCTACCCATCCATCATTACAGAACAGTTTGTCATTAATTCagccatttttattgtgtttcgGAATCTTCTAGCTACATTGCCCACTCCagttctggctgctagactcaaTTACTGTGCCAGCAATGTGGTGGAGAACTGCATATGTGCCAATATTTCTGTAGCAAAGCTCTCTTGCGGGGATATTCACCTAAATAAGCTCTATCAGTTTGTGAGTGTCTGGTGCCTACTAGGTTCCGATCTGGTGCTCATCTTGCTGTCTTACTGTTTCATCTTGAGGGTTGTTATGTGTCAGCAGTCAGGAGGTGCAGTCACCAAGGCCTTGAGTACTTGTGGTTCACATCTCATCCTCATACTGTTCTTCTATACACTGTTGCTAGTCTTCATCTTCACAAACAAGGCAGGAAAGAAGATACCTTCAGAGGTACCCATCCTTCTCAATGTTCTGCATCATCTCATCCCACCTGCCCTCAACCCCATTGTGTATGGAGTACGAACCCAGGAAATCAAACAGGGGATTATCAAACTGTTCAAGCATTAG